cacatgtactatctagacctattgggaaaatcatgcattatggcggaggcataccagtcgccaaagcaacatttctagtttcttttacTGTTGTCCTGTATACACTCATGACTAAATAAGTTTTGGACCAGTTTGAATCATGAATAAAGAAGTATAAGTTTATTCTTAAATCCTGAAATTGTAAGCAATGTTGGCTTGATGGCTTCTCAACATCTTTGTTCTATCTAGTACTATGTACCGCACCAAGGAAATACAACGTAGTTGACCCGGAAGGCACAGTCAAGCCAGGCTGCTGCATCGATGTGTGAGTTTAAGTGTCCTTGCTTTAAATGACAACAGTATAATACCACAGTCCAGACCAATATCTCCAGTGTTGTACTGAGTTAGCTCTCTTTGTATCACACATACTTCATGTGGGGCTGCATGGAAGACAGGCTCTTTCAGAttcacttgcaaatttttgtcCTGAacattgaaaatgaattttgagtcTTATTGTCTTGCTCACATAAAGATATCCATGAAGACTGTGTAGATTGCAAATTGGAAGAAGTTATTTTTCATTGCTTGTGGCGCGTACGGCTTTTGAATCATAATGACAGTATTTTCTGTAAACTTTTTGCCCCAACCATTCAGATGGGTATTGATAAATCTTCCTTTCATTTCCcttattgatatcatttttgttgttttgtttttttgtgtgtcttttattTTAGTAGTAGAGAACAGTACACAAATGGTCCTGTCTTGTTTAAAACGACCTCTCGTGTTtaaggtacattgtatgatgtGTTAATTCATTTCATGTTGCTTACAAAACTTAATTTGATGAAGGAAATCTTCCTGTCTAACCACTGGAAGATGCCTTACACAGTCTAATTCAATtaataggattttttttttttttttttttagcattgaAAGTCCCAAGTGGAGCCTGCATTAGTAGTTAAAGCTGTATTAAGGAGTGTCATTTTGAGATTACATTTTATACCAACTTTGGGGTGAAAGAGTAGGGCTTGTGAAAAGGGCTACCGGTATTGTCTCTACAGATGAAAATGAAGTGCAAAGTGATGATTGTTCACCCTTCACTCTGTCACACCAGACTGATTCGCATCAAGGAACTGAGCCAGACGGGGTTTGGCCAGCGGGACAAGTTCCGCCTGAACCTCTACCGCCACGGCCAGCGAGAGGTCATAGGTCGAAAGGATGTCCCTGCTATCTTCTTAGCCACTGCCAAGGGGCGTGGTGGTGACCAAGATCCCGATGAGACAGGCTCGCAGACCTCTTTACCATCGTCATCAAACTTGGTGTTTGCCAATGGTATGCCGGACTTGTTTGTCTACTGCTTACTTTAGTAATGTAGAAGTTGATGAGACTTACAAATATCCGactgtgatgcaatgttcgtcTGCTATAAGTGGTGTGGTTTTaaattttttgcttttgtttttgaagtACAACCAGGCActtatggattgagtgaaagtatTTTGGTCTGTCTATAGATGTTTCtgcaatttttttgttgttgttgttgatgcacCCAAATGTGTGCTTGCAGAAGTGCACCTGAATGTATCTGAATAGattaaaaagcaaaacatacacaaattcaaaaaaacaaacaaacaaacaacattgtGATGGCTAGGTAGTTTTTAAGGTAAAATTCAATGGTAATGTATCGTCAATATATGTCATACCCATATAATCTATCTTTTTCGTGTCATTTCAGTACCCATTCTCTTGACTTAAATGAAATTATGCATGGAATCCAAGAATTCATGTGAAGTGTGCGAGAAATCAACCACTATGTGCTCTatataagtacattgtattgttccTTGACCGATGCTATGTACTCtatgattatgtacattgtattgttccTTGACCCTCCAGCCAATCGAGGACGTGCTGGCCCCGGGGCCACCGTGGTGCTGGTGGCTGTACTCTGCGTTGTGGCCCTGATGTTGCCAACTCAAGGAGAGAAAGATTCCCGTCTTCCAGACTACCTACACCTCACTGTCAACCAGAAGCTCATCGCAGCGTACATTCTAGGTGACagtgttcttttcttcttctacttccgTAAAATATGCAGGCTTCATTCTTGAAGATAAGTGCACTGTTTTTGATGTGGGAAGATAGGTTGGTGGCCACTTCACCtggttatgcaccctgctctttgcgatgaatgaataaagcaaAATCTTTTACTAATAATTTCATGAGTTGTGACTcgctcatacacgggacctccattttatgtcctatccaagggacagagGGATTTTGCCTCTTTCAAGAGGGATTGGTATGAAAACACACAACTTTGCTCAGTGAGACTCGGGGATGAAACCTGGGTCCTTTGGATCTGTATGATTACATGTATGATGTGTGATTACAATCATGTTGATAGAAAACATGTCATTGACCTGATGATAGCTATTGACTGTCATGGATTTACAAATCGCTGAAAGCTGTTTgtggggaaaaaatatatatgatctTTTTTTGTAAATTGTCGTATCAAACTTCACTTTCTACTTCTTTTCTCTTGTTCTTCTCACTTTTTGTCCTTTCCTCCACTGacttttttcacattatttgtCATATgctctatttttatttttctcccttgTCTAAACTGTCTCCTTTATCTgtgttttactcttttttttttattcatctctATCGTAGTCATCTTCTTCATaatctttttttgttcttctttgcaTTCATCCTTCTCTCTCATATTTAATGTGTTTCTTCCATTTACTTTCCCCTTCTGCAGGACTTGTGACTATGGTGTTGCTGAGAACATGACCCCGACCCCCTTGTCTAGCCTTCCTGTCGTGTAGCAGAATACTGTCCGTCTTGCCCCGCAGATCAAATGGATCCACCTTTTATCATTCTTGCATCATCAGCAATCAAGGGCATCGGAATCTTTCG
The Diadema setosum chromosome 21, eeDiaSeto1, whole genome shotgun sequence DNA segment above includes these coding regions:
- the LOC140244555 gene encoding motile sperm domain-containing protein 1-like; this encodes MHFEQRPHLPDGKIPVFVFPTDLTFYADNRNTHKQILTLYNPYDFPFKFKVLCTAPRKYNVVDPEGTVKPGCCIDVLIRIKELSQTGFGQRDKFRLNLYRHGQREVIGRKDVPAIFLATAKGRGGDQDPDETGSQTSLPSSSNLVFANANRGRAGPGATVVLVAVLCVVALMLPTQGEKDSRLPDYLHLTVNQKLIAAYILGLVTMVLLRT